TATATCCATcggtgaaaatgaagaagaattttCACCATAGTTTAAAGAGATCGCTCAAATTCCAAAGCCctaattacatatatatatatatatatcttcaagTCTAAATCTCTTTcctgtattttttatttcctaagtATGTAGGaatattcaatataaaaaactaattacCTAATTGTTAAAGATACTTATATTcctataagaaaattttaaaataaaatagtttagtATAATGGGAAAATGCCTTACAAAAATATATTCCAAGAGGAATGGTTTgagatttttaatagaaatgggtttttttttcaaggCCTAAGATTCATTGTTGTTAGTGCATTAAGCTAGTTAAATtaagttgacaattttattcCATCCATCCTAATTTAGAACTCTATATATGTATTTTCTTGTAATTTACATTCCTTTGAAGATTTAAGGTTGGTACAAAATCAAGTAGAGATTTAACATGTAAGTATGGTTGAGTTATTTGAGAATAATGGTATAAAATACATAGAGTAGACCtatagaaattagaaataaaattaatttgaaaagaattttaaaaagaatttttttttcaaataataaaaataatttggaaagaaattttaaattaaggatttacaattgaaaattttttcaaataataaaattaatttagaaaaaaattaagttgagaattttaaaaagataatatttccaattaagaaatttggaaaagagatttaaaaaaattaaattagaaattttaaaaggaaaatattttaagtatttttaatttaaaatatgaaatatttccaaatcttcctaaaattcttaagtttctaaattataattttagtaaaagatatgatttctaaattgATTTCAAACTCATTAGGTTTATTGGGAGAGTTCTCCCAAGGTGGGAAATGCCTAAATTttcaagttattattatttccataTAACTCAAAACTTTCAAATACATTTAgcttttttattcattgaattaTGAAGGAGACTCATCCTCTCAAGAGTAGAGGCAAGATCTACAAGGGCACATGAGATGTTGCACGTGTTACggtgataatttttttaggataattttatatactattttctattatagTGGATTGTTGATTCAAGATCTCTAATCCTGTGGTTTTTACATACACATGTTATGTGGATggtttttcatataaaaatcctttatcttttttttagttgattGCTTTGAattattcttcattttcaaatgattaattgaattaaaaatttcaacTCTTATATATTAAAATCTTCGAAAAACACTCATTTACTCCCTTTAGGTATTACCCTACCAAATATTAGGTTTTTCAACACATATGCATCCTAGATAAGTATTCCATAAGTAAAATCTACAAACTTCCAATTATGTTTCTCCATCTTCCAATATGATCAAATATTGTGATGTTGATATCCAATTGTCGCTGGATAAGCATGTGTTGTGAAAACATGCTCCATTTGAGAAGTTCTGTTGAGCCAAGGAGGAATATAATGAGTCCTGATACCTTCTTATGTCCACTCCGAAGCCAAATTACAGATATGCTTAGCCCTTACTTAAGCATGCCCCTATGAGTACAACGCAGAGAAATTGAAGAAGTAGCTTACATAACATGAGGCTATGAATACTTATGGGTACAATGAAACCATTCCCTTATGTTGAACATGAATATGACTCCAAAATTTGTTGGTATCATTTTACAAACTAGAGGAACACACAGAGGAGATGTCTCATtaattagcttccttttttGGGCTGAAGAGGATATGAATCACACACTGAACCACTGACTCCAAAACCTTAAATCCTCCCACTCTTTTAGGATTGATTAAGTTCAGTTTTTTCTCGAGAAAACGAATGCGTGGTTGCACCTAATCCAGCCAGTTCCTCTACAATAGATTGCCCGAAGAATTTATAACATAAAAGCAAGGAAATGAGAAGAGAAAGAACAGTTCAAAAATCAGTAGTTTGGAATTTGGAATTCAAGCCAAAAATCTTAAAATAGAACAACGGATAATTAATAAACACAAACCCAATTCCGTTGAGAGATCATGATATATTATCTCCATTGCTGCCCCAAGTCTGAGCCATGCCTCCATCTCTATTCCTTCATTCTTTGGACTGAAACTTAAAAAGGAGCATAACCTTAAAAAGGACTTGGGACGCAAAAATTATAAATCCGGCCCCTATTGCCCCTAGGAATGGCAACGGagcgggttcgggacgggtcgcccccatCTCAGCCCACCCCgtttatttgaaacaattatCATCCCcgttccatttaaaaaattaaacagggcggtataataaattctcatacccgtcccgtttaactttttttgaaaaaaaaaattatttttaaaatttttaattatattaaaataaatatattttataaataattaaattattatattttttataacttattttattaaaaatatttttattatctatatattaaaaatagtaaaataaaaattaattttaaattttaaatttaatttaatttaaaatttatttttatatataatcgaaGCAGGGCAATACCTGAACCCGCCccaggtttttaaaaaaattcacaaactcgtttattaaaattaaaccccgtcccattaggggcggggcggggcggggcgggtacccaAAAAGACCCATCCCATTGTCATCCCTTATTGCGCCCTCAAACCTCCCATTTCCCAAACTCTTGCTACTCCCCACAGTGCCACAAGTGTAATTCCTGCTTTCAGTTTGtacataaatataaagaaatctCTAAATCGAAAAGCTCAGATAAATAATATGAatctatattaattaaatacGTTCTCCTTTTCTCCGAAGATACGTACATACCAGTTCAGTGGACAGATTTAGCCCAACTTCTCTGAATTGCACTAAATCTTTGTCctgattttaaatttcatgtCCAACAAGTTACACCATCATGTGATGGCATGGGGTTGGATTATGATagattgagaattaaatttggtcGTTTTCAGTTTTATTAAAATGCTGGAGTCAAATATCATAGATTAATAtagcttcttcttcatctttctttCCCCCtgattaaaatttcattttagaaGAATCTTCCGTGGTCCTTGCACCTTGAATTGGTGAACCTTTCATATCAAGTAAGTTATTTCAAATGATTGCCACCAGACAATAACTTAATTCAAAGATTGCCAGAAAAGATGGATCAGAGATGCAAAGATATTTGTAGTGTCCTTTGTTTCTGGTTCATTGACTCGTCTTAATTAACATCATATAGCAACCAAAATCATGGTAATTGCAACCCAAAAGAAATAATGTCACAACCCAATTCGCTATGGATGGATTTGTATAAAAGGTCAAGGTCATTGGGTTCAAGTCTATCGTATGATCAGATGATGAGAAGACTCCACACCTGGCATCCTATATTTAAATTCCCACTACGTATGAAATGGTTTTTCCGGGCCTTGCAAAGAATATTCAACAATTAATACTTGTTGTGTCTCTCAATCTTGCCATGCAAgtataattttctatttaatattttaatcactACCTGGAATTCTTATCACCAGACAAAAAGTTTGAAACCAAAGACGAGTAGTCTAACAAATAATGAGTCCTAGTTGTACATACTGCAGCTGCATGGACCCTTCCTGTTTCTGTCTTTATTTGTTTAAACAAATGACCGGTTGCCATGACTTTggtttcttcttcctctctcgTGAAGAAAGGTGTGAAGGCAACACAATTTGCAGTGACGAATTGTAATTATCATTGAATATGATAATTCATATACCagataataatatttcaaaaccTTCTTTTTCCAATCCCAAACAAGGACACGAAAAGTACATCAATAATTGTTATTGGGATACCATGTAAATGCCTTAATTGACTCGCTAAATTGACTTGGTGTTGAAGAGAAGACTTaggaattcaaagaaaaaaaaacactagcCAGAGACAAGAAGAAACATCTGAATGAAGAATCAATTAAAGTATACTCCATTTGTTTTTAAGGTCTGAATACTGTTAGAATGAAGAGAATACTTGACTGCTTAAATTGACTGATATATTGATTATAGGTAACAGAAAATGAGATAATCAATTACATGATCTCGTATAGAGGTTACTACTTTAATCAAGTTGTTCTATGGCATCTTATTGTATATGATTATATGTTTTCACTGAAATAAGAATGTTGGAAAGCCgataatttgttatgaaatCTTTGGATCATAACATGGGTGTTCAACCACACTCGTCTAAGTTGAGATAGAACAAATTAGAATGGTCTCAGTTACTTACGAGATCATCAAAAGATTTCCATCTGTCTGAACCAAACATCACAAGGTTCTATATATACTGTATTTTTATAACCAAGTTCATCTTTATTAATAAGAACAAACAATTGTAGAAATATTTTACAGAGATGCACATGAGAGACCTGGAAAATCTTATTAGTATATATGCAATGATCAGTTTATAGATGATGGATATACTGTAATATTCCTTGAAACTTGGAAGCATGTATTGTTCAGAAATTAATTCAAACACGGCCTTAAATTGGTCCTACGTAGACCCACAAGAGCAATATTCTAAAGAGAAATGTATGATGGCAAGAATGTAACTACCAGAAACAAAATATGCTATGTTGGCATTAGAAACAGTACTAACTATATTTCTATTCAACTAGGGTTCTTCATCTCTGACTCGCGAGATGAATATCTTGCCATGAGAAATTGCTGCGAAATAACGCTTCCTCAATCAAGGACTGACTACTGCTTCACTTGCAAACCTGATATAAACTACGAGCCACACCAGGGTCCCCCAACCCTAGGAAACAAACCGCAAAATTAGCAGAAAGTCAGGCCTTAATTTTCAACCAAGTTCTTTCTCTACTCCACAGATTTCTTGTGTGACTTTCATATTTCCAACTTGGATATAAAGTGATGATGATTCCTTCTTGTCCATCTGAAAACTCATCCTTCCCTCTTTTCAAGCTTGAAATAGCAGCTTGAGGTAATCAGTCAATCTCAGGCATTAACGCAATGGAGCAAGCACGGTATTGGATGTGGAATAAAGGCAAAGGCCGTTGGAAATCTCATTTGGATGCATCATCGAATTCATGGGAAGAAGAAGCTTTTGCCAAGGATGCATCCCAGCCTTTTGGTGCTTTTATATGGCCTCCAAGATCTTATTCTTGCAGTTTCTGCAGAAGAGAATTCAGGACAGCTCAAGCCTTGGGCGGTCACATGAATGTCCACAGACGGGATAGGGCACGGCTTAAGCTGCAGCCTTCTAGTCCCCATAAAGAGATATCCGGTAAATCGATGGGTGATGAAGACCCAGATCAAATTTGCACCTTGGTTTGCAATCCTAACCCTAATTCAATCCATGGAGTTGTTGCATCACCGCTCTCACCTTCAAGGGTTTCAGTGCTATCCACTCAAGAGAACTGTGAAGAGCTGTCCATGATTTCTTCCACTGTTCAAGAACGTCATGAAGGTACCTTTTCCTGCTTCCCTCAATCTTGGTCTAATTCTGTTCCCATTAGGGTTTTCAGCATCCCTGATTCTAAGAGAAGAGAGGAAAATCCAATGAAGAAGCGAAAATCAAGAGTCCATGATGAGGCTAATTCCAGCAAATCTGATCTATCCATGAGCTTGAATTTGGTTATTGGTCCTGGCAAGGAGCAGACTGTTAGCTGCAAGAGAAGAAGAACCGATCAAATACCGCTACCTTTCTTCCCTAAAGGAAGTTCAGCTACTAGGCATGATCTCCAATCGCAAATCACTGCACTTAGCCTGGACAGTGCAGAGGGTTTAGATCTTGAGCTCCGGCTTGGTGACCCACCAAAGGTGAAGTAGGCTAGTAATTACTATGCTTTTTCCCTAAATGACAACAAGCGCTGTACTTCTCTCTTCTCCTGTTTTCTTTGTTAAATATCTTCAGTCTTATGGCTAATATAAAGCCTCTTATTATCCATGAGACTCATCTCTTGGAATTTAACTACATTTACTCATCTGAAGTGTGcaacttattaaaaatatataggaaatcACAATTGCTTGTTTGATCTGCTCTTGAACTATAGGATATTTTTCATGTTATTATTAATACATCAGAAGCTTGTCTTTGTTCATACTAAAGTCATCCTGATGATGTTCTTTAAAGGGCTTCTACCAATTTTTTGCAGCTAGCAATTTCTGTACTGCCTTATGGGAGAGATATCTTGCAAGTACTCTGCAATGTTTCTTAAATGCTCGTCTAGAATATTAATCTTTGCATGAGCAATGTTTTATAGTAATTAGCAGCTCCTATAGAAAGTCCAATCCTAATTACCATAGCTTAATTCAGATGTACTGTTTTGTATCTCATGTATTTTGATTAAAACTACTTATTTACTTCTGGAACCCATGATCAAGTTGTAAGAGCTAGCAGCATATCTGCTGTTGCATTTCCCTTTTGCAGATTAATGTGTGTGCCATCAAATTAGCTTCATcaaacagaaaaaggaaaaggagaaaaaaacaaacaagaaataTTGTATGCATTAtgtaatggaaaataaatgaaggaaaagCATGATAGAAAGAAATGGTATTTCTCTATCTGAATAACCCCTTTGTTTTTCCTCCAAAACGACAACAGTACTGCCTTATGTACTACGACATAAGGCACCTTATTATTATCAATAGGCCGATGATTGCAAGGACAAAATTAATAGTTATTACCAAGGAGCCTCACCCCAATAGAGATACGTGGAAAGAAATTGTAGAGGAGTCTATATCCAATGAAATTAAACAAGAACATGTAAGGTAGAAGTTGATGATTCTACAAAGCCGACCGACAAATGCACCAAGCATGAACCACGTTCAGCTCATTTTTCTACATAAATATCTGGAATTCAATCAGTACTTGGCTACACAAACCCCACAACATATATACCAGAACACCACATGGATTTTAAATATATCCCAACATGGATTCCCGTTTTATTCTCTGTATTATTATcgtaattaataattatcacACTTGAAGCCATATGCTTGTGTTCTCTCCTAATAGTAGTTTCCTTCAGAAAACATCCAAGAAAGGTCACCAACTCCGTGAATTATTCCATATAAGGATTACACTGAAAACCATTTTAAATATGAGAAGAGAATAATGTTGCATCAGCACTCTCAGGCGCTATCTAGGCTTCATTTGTCCGTTCTTCAGTTCGTATTATGCAGTCACAAGGACAAGCCCTAGAAGCCAAggcaaatatatatatcttatgtAAGCTTTTGAAACCCAAGAAAGAGACACAAGGAACCTAACCCTAGTTATGCTTTTGGCCAAATGTTTGATTCAAAACTTCAGTGCTTGAATTAGTGCAGGATATAAGGCAATCATCAATGTTCTGTTTAGCATCTGCTTTGAGATATTGTGCCccacaaatatttaatttgtaatgtAGCGTGGTTGAAGAGGGTACTGAATATACaggtttgattttcaaattgtgTGAGTGAAGTCCTTTTTAGTTGTGACCACCAGAACACTTAGTTTATTCTCTAATCATAATTgagaatattaaattatttttttgaatatataaaaatcaaaagtttatttataaaaattcaatcttaCTCTTACGAGAATTTTAATATTCTACTCCTTCATGTGCTATTGTCATTCACTTATATGCTCATTAATCAACCTAACATGGCAGAACCAATGGCTCAATCCAGGCCCAGACCGGGAGGTCAATAGTTTGACAGACTTCATGGTCCAAGCTCATTAGAAGAGACCCACTGTTCCCAAGAGATGACCCTTTAGAGTCCCAGGAGTCAGGACCAACTTAGTTCAACCTGGTATATATATGTGTCTAAATTCTCAGAAGAGAAGTTTGATTATACTGTCTAACATGGTATAGAAGCCGAATATGTGCCGGCATAAATTAATCTCAAGCATATATACGAGTCATTCCGCCACATCTCACCTTGACATCCTGTGTGAATGCTCTGACCTTGGTAGCTATCCAATTTACATGAGCTAGCTCAACTTGGTCGTAATAAATCCAATCCCCACAACAATCCAAAACGAAATcgtattttaattttgaaattttggccTAGCTTGGCTGTATTTCGATCCTCTCATAATTGAAtcaaccatatatttttagttatcaaCCCTCCTCTCTAAGTCGTtcgattgaaaattttgaaattagctCTTCATATTGGATGCTCATGATACACTTCccaaaatttgaactttttaatcTATGTAGAAATGATATCACCATTTTTGCTTAATAAGATATTAAAGTGACTTGTTccataatagaaaaataattacagGAATCCTTTGACAACATGGATTCCCATTTCACATTAATGATATCGACCCTTGATCATGGACACGGTCAATGTGATGCATCTTCTAATTCCATGCATTTAATTCCCATAAATATCCGAAATGTTCTATCCTACAAAATGAACGTTTGTGAACAATAATTTAGAAAGGTGTGTGGGCTAGCTGCCATTAGAGTCACAAATTAAGGCTACCCAATAGTACTTCTCCCTGCTTGAACCCCTAAGCTGGGTTGAAACAAATTAAGCAGTTGATCCCAAGCCCCATTTTGAGATTAATTTGCAAATTTtgtcattaaattaatttgtcaTACATGAGGCTGGATATAATTTTACTACTTTGTGTAGTAAACTATAGGCGCATGGCCGAATGCTGCACACGGGAAACCACGGGGAAACCacatattttatagaaaatgaaCACTGTATTGTATACATATATGAGTAGCTCATATATGACTGGATAACATTCCTATCATTCTGTGGGGCTTCCATGTGGCAGAATCATAGGAAGTGAATGGTGTCATCTAGCATATCATGGAAGCTTTTGCATTGCCAGCTTTGATTCAATTGTTGCACTTTGCCCTTTCCCTTAACATGACCAAAACACCCCCCTATTGACTCATGTTCTTATCAATTCTTAAGACCACTTTGGTCACTAAGaagtatttaaatttataatccCTTGAGATTACAGACCATTTGTGTCTAGAAAGAGGGCAGGCCTTGTACAGTTCCACATATTTTCCAGATCAATATTAGAAGAGTCTTCACCACCAACCCAGTTGACCATCTCTCTCTGTCTCTGTAATGGAGACTGATCACCAAACCCTAGAAACTACTTCAGACCAGGTGGTCTGCACATCAGATGACCAAGGTCCAAGCCAAGCTAGGTCCTATGAGTGCACCTTTTGCAAGAGAGGTTTCTCCACTGCACAAGCACTAGGTGGCCATATGAATATCCACAGAAAAGACAAAGCCAAGCTCAAGAAAGCTTCCAATGAAGCCCAACAGTACTCTTTGGACATCACAAAGCCGGCATCCTTGTTTTCTCCAATTCCTACAAACGTAAAAGACCCATTGCAAGCTATGTACAGTGAAGAAAGAAGCAAAATTGCGTGGCCTAATTGGATAGTTTCTGGAGAAGATGATACCACTATCAGGGCTCAAACCCGTGTAGGGGAACCCCAGAAACTAAACTTTTTGGGGGAAACGCCATCAAATACTAGGGATCGTATGCTGACCAGTCAAGATATGATCAGTACTGTTAACGCTGGAAAGGGTTTGTCATCTGGCCAAGGATCATCAGATGCTGAGTTAGATCTTGAGCTCAGACTGGGGCCTGAGCCACATGGACCATCAAAGGCAACGGGTACCAAAAAGTTCTTCTAAATTTGGATTAATTAagcaatttatttcattatgtGTATCTATTGTGTAACAGCAGGAAGGTGTCACTTGGATACTGGTTGGTTAGGATTTGGGAAGTCTTGTTCTTAGCAATTTTAATTCAACTcttataaattaagaaaactaCTTCCTAAATCCTAACCAAACTGTCTTGTTTTGTTCAATGGATCCTTTGCATGCATTTCCCTTTCTTTTACAGATGTTGTCCTGTGAGAATTCAATGATATATATCGTGGTGTTTTTTGAAGTTTTCCTGTGAATTTGCTTTATATAATGGAAGATAAGCAATTTAAACTGTCTGCagagcttcttcttcttctttctttttttttcacttcatccTCGACCTGAATTAATCACTTATTGGTTAATTAGCCAGGAAATCGTAAACATGCATGGCACTAAGTAAAGGGGAAACCTCTTGGggtatatatgatataaatatacTGTAGCATATATAAAACTTTAGAATAAAGAGATGGGGGTTAAGGAAATCATAAAGGCCTGCTAACAAATTAGGGTTCATAACATAGTTGCCTATGTAAAGATTGAGAGCTTCTCTCTCAACAGGAACAAGGCATCTGTATATTTCAAGTGACTAACCTCATGGTGTAGACATGAATGAGATACCTGGTTTCTCTCGGCTATGAGTTTGCTATATCTCCTTTGCCAGGACTGGGAGTATAAACGTTGTCTTCTTCTTTATGATCTCAAGTTGGGAAGTGGTAATTTATGGAGAGAGAGATGATCATATAcatacatgcatgcatgcatgcttCTTACAGCATCATAAGGAAAAAACTTCAGTCATGTCATCTAAATGTGCTTACTGATCATGGATCTTATCTCtccatatattaattttcttgaattgCTAGTTTTACTTCATCACTTGCCTTTTTGGGTAATATTGCTGCTGCCATATGTCAAAGACACACaaattcttcatcttctttcatTTCTAGATGACATGGAAAAGCAATATTGTTTTGAGTTCTTATCTGGAAATCTCAAGTCATTCCATTTCCTTTTCAGCTCTGTCTATTCACTTTTTCTTAAACTCCCTGCCCATTTGGGAGAGGTCATGCATTAACTTTTGGCCAGATTTTAATCTAGATTCTTTTTTCAATAATGCTTATGTAATTTTTGCTGATGAGGCAATCTTGAATCCAACAGGTAGTATGTAAGTGTACATTTCAAATGGTATCACTGTTCATCCAAGTGGAGTTTTTTTCCACACTGTTTTCATATAGGTTACACCTTGGTTGAACTatcaaattttcctaaaaacttaaactCGTAGGATTTGGGTTTAATATGCATACTATACTTCTTAACACCCTCCCTCACATGGAGCCTCGTACCCACACATGGAGagacataaaatttgaattcatatccaacaaacaaaaataaggaaaatgtaaattatGGAGAGGTGACTCAAATATGTGACCTTCCAAACTAAGgtggcgtttgttttttttattttttactgaatgtaatttgtttttagaatttaagttgtttgtttttctactttttcatgacttattataaactttttactaaatagaaaaagccaaaatatataactttttttaaatagaaaaaataatatattagtttttctttactttttaatacttaataaaaataaaatactagaaaaacaaacaatctaatatttaacactattaagcattaaagttctatttagaattaaataaaaaaacaaacaccacctaagattTAATATCATGTTGAAGaactaaattttcttaaaagtttaagtTATTGGATTTGGGTTCGATATGTATATCATTGCTTCAAATCATTAATATGCAGGTTCAATAGAATTTCAACAAACATTGAGAAGACAAAGTGAGCTAACATTATATTAATCACCAGAACTTTATAAATTAAGCAAAACTCAAACCAGATGTATCCCAGTGGACTCTAGAAGACTAGATCATGACAAATATAATTAGgtgaaactaataataataagaataataataaataataaaaataaaataaagctacATGTATTCAATATTCTAACACTAAAGAAAGCCTTTATGAGTAGCAGTCTATTAGCTTCCTGAAATGCTTTTCGGCCACTAGAAGCCTTAGGCAAGAAGATTGCTCTTTCTGAATTTCTATGCATGGTGTAGGTAGTGGATGAATAGTTTACTATCTGCAAAAAAATATATGTCAACAAGCATCTTTTGTTGATaccatattttttccttttaagagtttttttatcttctataattaataattatttcttttttcttacagTTTCTTAAGCTTCTATATATTAACTTTTAACGACATtcattatttttggatttataaGTCGTACATGTATAAGTATTAGGTTTTTCTGTATATATTCAAAGGGTACCAGGGTACCAGTATTGTGATGAAACcatatacaaatttttttgcAAATGTCATCTGTGACTGTGAGCCAGGATGCAAACTGGTGATTATCCAGCCCTTCCTAAATCGAGGTTTCTAAGTTGTTTTTTCCCACTTATATAAGTCAGTACTAACGCTTGTGAGATTTATATTATCTAATCAAAACAAATTACCATTCATTAGCTAGTTTCCCATTTGAGAGCCTTGCTGCTTTTTCAACTCTATTCTAGAAATTAAGATCCCTTGTGatcattgttttttaatataattttctcaaaCAATTCGGAAAACAAATTTGACAatgaaaaagtttaaaaaaaaacaactttaaatttgacaataaaaaagaataaaatagctttttattcataaaaataaaaaatacggtattttcatataatattttttaatttttggctgttttcacttatttttaaaaaattattttaaaaaataattatacaaatatgagaaattattaaaaataaaaaactacatataaaagttatttttaaaatatatttaaaagcatagaaattaaattttataaaatatcataaaataatttttataaaaaatatttttaaaacacaaagGGAACCTAAGCTTTTATACTAGGAAT
The sequence above is drawn from the Vitis riparia cultivar Riparia Gloire de Montpellier isolate 1030 chromosome 6, EGFV_Vit.rip_1.0, whole genome shotgun sequence genome and encodes:
- the LOC117916646 gene encoding transcriptional regulator SUPERMAN-like; translation: MEQARYWMWNKGKGRWKSHLDASSNSWEEEAFAKDASQPFGAFIWPPRSYSCSFCRREFRTAQALGGHMNVHRRDRARLKLQPSSPHKEISGKSMGDEDPDQICTLVCNPNPNSIHGVVASPLSPSRVSVLSTQENCEELSMISSTVQERHEGTFSCFPQSWSNSVPIRVFSIPDSKRREENPMKKRKSRVHDEANSSKSDLSMSLNLVIGPGKEQTVSCKRRRTDQIPLPFFPKGSSATRHDLQSQITALSLDSAEGLDLELRLGDPPKVK
- the LOC117917052 gene encoding transcriptional regulator TAC1-like; the encoded protein is METDHQTLETTSDQVVCTSDDQGPSQARSYECTFCKRGFSTAQALGGHMNIHRKDKAKLKKASNEAQQYSLDITKPASLFSPIPTNVKDPLQAMYSEERSKIAWPNWIVSGEDDTTIRAQTRVGEPQKLNFLGETPSNTRDRMLTSQDMISTVNAGKGLSSGQGSSDAELDLELRLGPEPHGPSKATGTKKFF